In Paenibacillus xylanilyticus, the genomic window ATCGCCCAGGTTCCGCTTACCTGCTCGTCCACAAAATTGACGGTCTCCTGTGATGTCGTTACCGAGAAATACACCTTCGAGCCTTCGCTGATGGTCCAATCCCCGTTTAATTGCTCCGCGCCTGCTGCTGCTTCATTAGCAACCGTCGTACCTGTGCCTGCTTCCGTTGTGGATGCTGCGGTGCTTGCTGGTAGTACCTGCTCAATATCTACGTTGTTTCCCATATAACTGTTAGCGAAATAGTAACCTCCGCCCCCAAGAATTGCGATTGCTGCGACGCCGGATATCACCCATGTTTTTGTCTTTTTGTTCATCTCTATCTCCTCCAATTGGTCATTGTTTAAGTTGGTTGTTGCAAGAATCTTATCAACCCAATGTGTCAGGATGACGTCAAAATGGTTGAAAGCTTCATTCTTTTTCTGAAAATATTTGCCTAATTGGCTTTAAGCTCCGGCTCATGTAAAATCAGTACACAAGCTTATGTCGTGAAAGGAGACACCTTCTTGAAATCCATACTTATCGTTGAGGATGAGCAAGCCATTGCGCGTGTGCTGGCTGCTTATCTGAGAAAAGCGGGTTTTGAGGTCCGTCACGCCGCAGATGGACCCACTGCTCTCACTTTATTTGATTCTGACGTACCCTCCCTCGTTCTGCTCGATGTCATGCTGCCAGGGATGGATGGTTGGGATCTGCTGCGGGTGATTCGTGAAAAAAGCCCTTGCCCTGTCATTATGCTAACGGCACTGGACGACATTCAGGACCGTCTCAACGGGCTGAATGCCGGTGCCGACGATTATATGAGCAAACCCTTCGTGCCGGAGGAAGTGGTTGCAAGAGTTAACGCCGTACTTCGCCGCAATCCACATTGGACAGCAGAAGGGGAAGGTAAACGTTATTTTGGCAATCTGGTCATTGATCTGGCAGCCAAACAGGTACTGCTGAACGGTGCAGAAGTGGCGTTAACGCCTCGCGACCTGTCGCTGCTGATGTTCCTATCCGAATATCCGAATCGAACATTCACCCGGGAGCATCTCATTGAGCAGGTATGGGGCATGGACTATGACGGAAGTGACCGGGCTGTGGATCTTTCCATTAAGCGGTTGCGTCAGGCCCTATCCCACTGGCTGCCAGAAACAGGAGAAATCCGGACTTTAAGGGGAATGGGGTATCAATTTTGGATCGCAAACTGAGCCGTAAAACGCCTAAACGAAAAACATCCATTCTCTCCTATTGGACGCTTCAATATTTTCTGATCCTCTGTATTGGCTTCATCATTATTGTTGCTGGGGCACTCTACTGGATCAGGACCACTTCTCTGGAGAAAGGTCTCAAAACCGCTGAGCTTCTGGGGCTTGAAATTGCGGAGAAGGTTTCAGGGACTGAAAACAAACTGCACATCCCTCCTGATCTGGATCGATTGGTGGACAAGCGTACCAAGCTTTTTAATACCGATAATCATTTTTGCATCATGATTCTCGACAACAACAATCAATTGATCTATTCAAACCCAAAAATGACCCAGCAGGAAGTCTATACTAGACTGTCGGATGATCTGTCGGAGCCGCGAAACCACAAATTTGCGGGTGTAACCGTCAATGTAGTGGATGCCGACCAGACGCTGGGTAAAGTATGGGTGCTGCAGTCCAAAAAAGCCATAACTTACAGTCCCGACACTCTGCTGATCGTAGGTCTGCTGTTTGCTGCTCTCATTCTATGTGGCTGGTTTACGATCTATCTTCTGTCCCGCAAGCTGTCCAAACCTATTCGCCAGGTTGCACATGCTGCAGAGCAGATTCGAACCGGTAATTATGATGTAAACCTGAATCTGGACACCAGGGAGCAGGAAATGAATGAACTCGTCCATTCTTTTCGCGAAATGTCCCTTCGATTACAGCAGCTGGAGGAATGGCGTAATCTCTCACTGGCAGGCGTTACCCATGAGCTGAAAACCCCGGTTACCTCCATCAAAGGACTGGTTATGGCCGTTCGAGATGATATCGTCAGCCCGCAGGAAGGCAAGGAGTTTCTCGATATCGCATTAAAAGAATCTGAACGTATGGAACGCATGGTGGCTGATCTTCTGGACTATAATGCCATGAGTGCAGGCAGTGTTGCCGTACGCCATGAGCGCGTCGATCTGAGTCTGCTGGTTGGGGAGATTATTTACCAGTGGAAAATCGCTTACGAGGATCAATCACCGGAAGTAGCAATGCATGTACCTGCGGGGGCACTATATACGATCGGTGATGCATTGCGGATTCAGCAAATTATCGTCAATCTGCTGAATAATGGTTTGCAGGCCACAGCTTCGGGTCAAACCGCGTTGTTCGACATTCGCTTGCGAGCTGAAGAACACGATCTCTACGTAGACGTACAGGACAACGGAACAGGCATTGCCGAGGAAGATCAATCCAAAATATTTGAACGTTTCTACCGTGGCGAGCTCAAGAAGCGTCGGTCTCGGGGATTGGGACTTGGTCTCACTTACAGCCGCCTTCTCGCTCAAGCACAAGGTGGAGATCTGACTCTCACTTCAAGCAGCCCAAAAGGAAGTCTATTTACGCTAAAATTGCCACGCTGGAAGACACCTGATGCAACAACTCCGGAAAAAGCGTACCGTTCACCAGTAAATGCTTAGAACATCTTAAACAGCAGAACAGCCCGGCCCGGTTTCCTGAATGGATTCCTGGCAGGGCTGTTTCGTTGTATCATTTTAATTTTGTTTATCGAACAAGTAATATT contains:
- a CDS encoding response regulator transcription factor produces the protein MKSILIVEDEQAIARVLAAYLRKAGFEVRHAADGPTALTLFDSDVPSLVLLDVMLPGMDGWDLLRVIREKSPCPVIMLTALDDIQDRLNGLNAGADDYMSKPFVPEEVVARVNAVLRRNPHWTAEGEGKRYFGNLVIDLAAKQVLLNGAEVALTPRDLSLLMFLSEYPNRTFTREHLIEQVWGMDYDGSDRAVDLSIKRLRQALSHWLPETGEIRTLRGMGYQFWIAN
- a CDS encoding HAMP domain-containing sensor histidine kinase; its protein translation is MDRKLSRKTPKRKTSILSYWTLQYFLILCIGFIIIVAGALYWIRTTSLEKGLKTAELLGLEIAEKVSGTENKLHIPPDLDRLVDKRTKLFNTDNHFCIMILDNNNQLIYSNPKMTQQEVYTRLSDDLSEPRNHKFAGVTVNVVDADQTLGKVWVLQSKKAITYSPDTLLIVGLLFAALILCGWFTIYLLSRKLSKPIRQVAHAAEQIRTGNYDVNLNLDTREQEMNELVHSFREMSLRLQQLEEWRNLSLAGVTHELKTPVTSIKGLVMAVRDDIVSPQEGKEFLDIALKESERMERMVADLLDYNAMSAGSVAVRHERVDLSLLVGEIIYQWKIAYEDQSPEVAMHVPAGALYTIGDALRIQQIIVNLLNNGLQATASGQTALFDIRLRAEEHDLYVDVQDNGTGIAEEDQSKIFERFYRGELKKRRSRGLGLGLTYSRLLAQAQGGDLTLTSSSPKGSLFTLKLPRWKTPDATTPEKAYRSPVNA